Within the Penaeus monodon isolate SGIC_2016 unplaced genomic scaffold, NSTDA_Pmon_1 PmonScaffold_11347, whole genome shotgun sequence genome, the region tttaaaataaaaacaaaagctggGAAAGTCCTCaaatttaggaattttttttcttttgggtttttttagtttaattttttttgttttatgtttctggGTGACTAGTGACAGGAAAATTTATGCCACAGCCAGGACTCTGCCCTTTTCaccgggaaaggggaggggtttttttcgtttttttttttttatcttttccgatgacttgtttgattttttgtgaaattttattaaaacccaaagaaaatgtCGGACGAGTGTTTTTtcattaagtatttttttctactgTGGATTTCCCCGCGGCCCGACAAAGCCGGCCCCCGTTGTTGGCCCCCATTAGTAGTGGGTGTCAAATTTATGATGGTTTTTTTATGCTGTAGTTTTTCATATAACCTATAATTTAcataattgatttttttcatgtattttttttccaatattgttCTTTGAtgcttgaaaaataaaaaaaaaaaaaaaaaaattgtttttttttggtacaaAAAGGTTtctcaaagttttttttaaaaattttgggtttctgtttttttctctaagTTATATTGGTCGGTAGCAACCATCCTGAAcattttgtaagatttttttgttctcgaaaaaaaaaaaccaaacaatgtTTGTACAGGAAACATTATTTTTGTCACACTTAATAAGttatttgaagatatttttaaataaagtgaaatatcaaatttttttttttttttccccctttccccaaatagtttttttttttttttttcttttttttttttctgtttttctttactatttttggttttttgtcttgtgcttttttattgtttttgacccggggttttttttttcttctaattagaAGTTTTAAAACCTTGCATTGGATGTtatgattaaaatttaattatatttaacactatattattatttttatttgatgggTTTGATTGTTATTAACgagaaaaaagggtttaggtGGGGCTACAATGTTTTACGTGTGCAAGCTGCAGTGGAGGGGAAAATTATGGCCAGCGGGAGTAGCAGGGAAAAAGTGCAGTTGTCAatcattttttcattgattttttttttcaaccctttatttcccaaaaaagtcCAAGGGATTTGTACGCTTTTCTCCCAGTGATTTCTGGCAAGGCCTGtagtttttaaaaacctttttctctttatattgaaataatgacCCCTCAAGAAACCCTTTTAGCAAAATTGTATTCCAAACTTTGTATTAAACCCAATTTTTGAAAACTTTGACTggaactttttcatttttaaaccttttacatCGCCTTGGGCCACAAGACGGCAAGTGGACGGAGCAGGAAAGGGACTCGAAGTTTGTGTGTGGATCTGAACAAGGCCGTGGGTGTTGGAAGTATGGAACAGTATCTGTGGAGTaaaaaacactgataaaaatttgtttaataatatCCCACGGAAAATTTTGCCAATTTGGGTAAAACTCGGGTTGATAATGTTccatggggtttttttaaatagtaaagcACCCTTTTAGAACATGATCtaatggagaggaaaaaagcCCATAAGTGGGATTCTGTTAAAAAaggatgtgataaaaaaaaacttttttcctgaaATGGgaagggtttttccaaaaaagtattttacaaaaatgttgatctattttatatttaataaaaccaATTTAAATCTGACCTGATTAAATGatcaatattgtttaaaaaaaaaagaacaataaaaaatttttttaccctacatttgaaggataaatgaaaaaaagttttggggacaTTGATACTGCTTTAAACAAATATACTGGACTTGTTTCTCTCGATTTAGGGACGGGAGACAGCCCCATGCCAGGGATCCCCAAATTTtgggacctccccctcccctcccttttttttgcatgttttttttcccccctttcctttttttctttttccccctttctatgcACGCAAGGTGGGAGacgttgaaaggatgaaaggctggctttgtgtcagtcctgAAGGCCCTCGGGGAAGCCTGGGCTCGGTTTTCCCCTTTGGTTAatttctaccccttcccctcaggGGCCCCTGGGGGGTGCCCGTTTCCtctggggaccctgaggggtagaccgttCCTCTGGGGCCCCCTGGGGGGTAACCTTTCCTCTGGGGCCCCCTGAGGGGTAGGCCCTTTTCCTCTGGGGCCCCTGGGGGGTTTAACCTTTTCCCTCTGGGGACCCTGAGGGtagccttttccccccattttttcagCTACCAtgccaaatgaagtttttttaccctttattagGGCTTTAAAAGGGGCAGGGCCTTGCCCCTGATCCAGTACCCCCTCCTGAAGTTTATGGAAACTATCTGTCCCCAATCATCCCCCGGGTCAGTGCTAAACCTTCAaataccttcctctctcccaaaaaCCTCCACTCCATCCCCTAGGGCCAACTTcatttctaccccctccccccaattacACTCTTCACCCTCATTGTCCTCCCCCAATACTAAAGtacccaccccctcacccttcctccccccctcgtccTTCTATGCTTCCGCCTCGCAAACTTTTGGGCCCAACTAAGGGGGACGATTCTTCGAAATTCCCCCTCTACGCCCCTTCTTTTCCACAATGCTTAAAAACAAgtaggaaaattttcccttttcagtcGTTCCGATCGTCAGCTTTCTGACATCGAGTCCCAAGTTCGTCAATTACCCAGACGCCTCATGACAAATCCTTTCCCGCAAACCTCATCCCCCCTTAATACTTTTCCCGggaacttttttctgttttccccgatGATTGTACTGTTAAAAGGATGGTAGACTAAAAACGACCTGCTCGCCTGCCTTTTTGACCACGATGCATGGAAACAAGCTACACTattcccccaaaggggccccaacGAAGTCCTCCcaccaatatttaaaaatttagcttccgtagacataccttcataaagtttttttggggtggagTGCCCCCCCTGTCCGCCCATATCGTCCTCTCCCCGTCAGCAGAAATGTTGGCTTTTTGGCCACCACAAACATCCTTAGCCCATCCCCTGTATGTGTCTAACCTTGTCATGACAATTAAAATTGCTCGGCCGCACCCGTGTGCCATTTGTGGGGGCCCCATGAAATGTTCGAATTTTGAGGTAGCATTTCTCGATTCAAACTAGACTCATCACTGAGCCAGCCGGGAAAGCGGCCCAACgaggttttttctttctctttgccttttccaAACTCCTtcgccccaccccaccccagcactcccccattatttttcccctctaccccaaaaacacctatctcccccccccccgtaaaattttctttttacaaacccagatacccccttcctcccccttccccggtccctcccccctcctcctcactctgtcTCCCCGGGCAATAAAACTTTCCACGCCACCCTCCCACATCCTCCCCTagaccctcctcccccttgccctgGGACATCTATCCCTCTTGTCCTCCaaaagggaaaccttttttttttccaccccccccacctaaccccccTCCGAAGCTCTTGAAGAACCAAAAACTTCACAAAATGACCCAAGGGAATGTTtactccccccttaacccccaatCTTCTTTCCCTATTCGCTCTACTTCAAATATTTCCCGGGttttatccatcctcctcctaaaggtcccccccccctcttccccccactccccccaaaacacccccaccctctccccctccatgtcccaccacccctcctctttcccattccccttgCCACCCCCAACTCCCCCGGGTGACTCCTTGATGTCAAAAATGTCCCCAGTCATGACATCCATCCGATACTTCCAGCTTTCCCTGCCCCTCCTATCAACcccccagattttttttcctctcaaacaCCCGTCAAACCCAATTACCCTTTGTTTGTTCCATAAGggttccccgggcccttttttctttatacagtgtcccttttgggcaaaaaaatacccactcaaaaacaaaattttttgaaatgagactacagtttcaaatccACCCAATTCGATTTCTGTTGAAGAGGGaaatccagggggatttcgaaactgtagttgaTTTAAATAAACAGTATTTGcttttgtgagtgtttttttccattcacagttttcctccttccttccccaacaAGTATCCCTTTTCACCCAAAACCCTACaccttttaatctttttctttttacaaaatctCCCCCTTACTCATCgctccccctctttaccctttcctaCCACACGACCCTTTCTGCGGGTTccgtataaattaaaaataattttcaatttcaTATCAGTGTTTAATTTTGGAGGGAGGATACCCGCTttaagatattaattttttttccattatatgttATTCCCCAACCCtaaccatacataataaaaaaaaaaaaattgggttttgggaACACAATCAAGGTAAACAAACACCTAAGACGCTTGTCAGGAAGGGGCGTAAAAGACATGCACTGCAAatcttaatgtataatataattatatattttatataatatatatataattatatatatattaattatacatatatataatatatataataatatatataatatatatacataatatatattttattatatgctatattatatgtaatatatagaatatatagaaaaataatatatattttatttttatatgtatatattagtatatatatttaaaatatgtataattttatgttatatattgatatatatataatataatttgtatatataaaaaaattttttttttatatatatatatatagtataatatataaaaattattaaaattatttttgatatatatatataatatatatatatatatttttataatatatttatatatataatgtaaaaccaaaaacaaacagaacgtgtacacaaaaatgaaaaaagaaacagcccagtaaaaagaaaataaagttttcGAACTCTTCCGATTCCTCTTCGCGAATAAAAACCaaaggatacaaggagataattttggcaagtataaaGTGATAGGaaaggacgaacaagagctgaatcgggCTCAGGAGGGCAAGGGCGAAGAgtctgggggaaagggtttgcaaTAACGAGGAGGTAGATACCCAAACCCCATTGACCCATCAAGTTTTAAATCAgggatttttctaattaaaagagattcaacattttctttcgtacgaattggctgatttaagAATTAAATTttgcgcttttccagttaagcggGGACCCTTtatcccgtaaatgaacgaaacacgcttTTATTCCTAGCAATCTAAAAACACGCtgagttcattaattcttttttaaaaactctacCGGTCCACCTTGAAAATTGGACAATCTTTACAAGGTTAGGGAAATACCCGGGGGGGAAGTCTCAAAAGACCCTAGCcccattgtgttttactaaagtattacgcaactaTTTTGGGTGGTAAAGACAAGTCAAAGCCGCGCCTTTAAACATGTCCCTTTTTTATCGAGGGGCGGGTTTTTAGGAAAATTAACAGATTCTGGCACATCTGTTAGAATTACGGGGAaaggtataaaatttccatctcgcgaTGAGGTGCccgatttaagaagaaaaaaggggattcctaatttttgaaaaagtttccaaaaaactCAACTCCCGATCaataaaaattttcacaaattcTATTGCCCCCAAGAAAAATGGACGAACTATGACTTTTTTAAAATAACGGGtgatttgagaaaaaaagaagaaattagggTTTGTGAGGGGTTTAcggtaaaatgaaaatttaaaacgaGCATTTACATTGAaaaagtatgtcgagaaatggtaatttcctgaaaattttccccttctacttttaaaatttatagtacgcgcgaggttgtttaTTTTACGAGAAAAACATCAAATCTGAACGGTCGTTGCCCCATAGAAAATAAAtctcaacataacgaaaccaaaagtGCGGGAGGGGAAGCGGAAGGAGCTCAGATTAAAAAAATCTCCCTATATAAATTCGAAGGACCCGGGGTTAACATTCCATCCGATACCttgatttgttttaaaattcaccctcaaaaataaaaacatttttcgtGACGCAcaacgaatgagatcaataaagcaatttACCGGTAGGGATCTTAAAACACGAgcgaaaagttttcttttaagaaaattttaacacATCTTTTAAGGGAACATTAGGACAAAGATCTACATCAAAGCTCACTAATTTTTACCGTGCTCGCAATTTCAACCTATCCATGAAACCATTGAATGTTTAAAATGACATCAGAAAAggatccccaaaaaaaggggataaaacgcTCGCAGCCATGATCAAAGGACGGGTAACCGATTTCAAAACGAAATAATAGGCTTAGAGGGACGCCCCGTTTGTggtttttggaagggaaaaaatacgGAATAGGGGATTAAACCCTTCTAAAAACGATCAAAAGAATTTGGGGGCAGGACAAAAAGGAGCAATAGTATTACGAAAGCTCCGTGACAGAGAATCGGGTTGGAGCCAGTTTTTGATACTCTCCCttttatccatttcggttttattgtcgaagaggaactcatgaaggttcgaaacgttacgggtttgtttcatttttactgtggctgttctctttttatcttgtgtACAGTTactggttttttggtttttgtttatcaTGGGAAACCACGTTCATTCCCTTCGTCTGTTCTTCGGTGCCAATTGCCCCCGGGGTTTTCACGTCCCATTAGACGTTGACAAGTCTGATTTCCTCCCGGGGAGGAAGAACCagggcaaattttttaaaaatgcttacACGAGAGGGAAGCCCCCTTCTTTGGCCAGTACTTTTAAGTTCTAGATTGG harbors:
- the LOC119568891 gene encoding acidic proline-rich protein PRP25-like, which encodes VLLHCGDPGNATLNYLENCGTRNSLRKTPQKPKPSCGKELAKNATPRLQEPPAGQPPARLKKWGEKATLRVPRGKRLNPPGAPEEKGLPLRGPQRKGYPPGGPRGTVYPSGSPEETGTPQGPLRGR